From the Accumulibacter sp. genome, one window contains:
- a CDS encoding quinone-dependent dihydroorotate dehydrogenase, translating into MVVMIYPLLRQFFFALDPEVAHGIGMTGVELLRATGASCLLASPVPPDRVSVMGLDFPNPVGLAAGLDKNGEHIDALAALGFGFIEIGTVTPRPQPGNPRPRMFRIPDRQAIINRMGFNNDGVERLLANVAAARFPRQGGVLGINIGKNFDTPIERAADDYLFCLERVYGAASYVAVNISSPNTRNLRELQQDAALDALLGSLKAAQASLADRHGRYVPLALKIAPDLDEGQVRAIADLLRRHRIDAVIATNTTVTRIGVEGRPHADEAGGLSGAPLLALSTAIVRQLAVALAGELPIIGVGGITSGADAAARIAAGASLVQFYTGFIYRGPDLVGEAAAAIARQRQA; encoded by the coding sequence ATCGTGGTCATGATTTATCCGCTTCTCCGCCAGTTCTTTTTCGCGCTCGATCCGGAAGTCGCGCACGGCATTGGTATGACCGGCGTCGAGCTGCTGCGGGCCACCGGCGCAAGCTGCCTGCTGGCGAGTCCGGTGCCGCCCGATCGCGTGTCGGTCATGGGACTCGACTTTCCCAATCCCGTCGGTCTGGCCGCCGGGCTCGACAAGAACGGCGAACACATCGATGCGCTGGCGGCGCTGGGCTTCGGCTTCATCGAAATCGGCACTGTCACTCCTCGACCACAGCCGGGAAATCCGCGGCCGCGGATGTTCCGCATTCCCGATCGGCAGGCGATCATCAATCGCATGGGGTTCAACAACGACGGCGTCGAGAGATTGCTGGCCAATGTCGCCGCGGCGCGTTTCCCGCGCCAGGGGGGGGTTCTCGGCATCAACATCGGCAAGAACTTCGATACGCCGATCGAGCGCGCGGCCGACGATTACCTGTTCTGCCTCGAGCGCGTCTATGGTGCCGCGAGTTACGTCGCGGTGAACATCTCGAGCCCGAATACCCGCAACCTGCGCGAACTGCAGCAGGACGCGGCGCTCGATGCCCTGCTCGGCAGCCTCAAGGCGGCGCAGGCGAGCCTCGCCGACCGGCATGGGCGCTACGTTCCGCTGGCGCTGAAGATCGCCCCCGACCTCGACGAGGGCCAGGTGCGGGCGATTGCCGACCTGCTTCGCCGGCACCGAATCGATGCCGTCATCGCCACCAACACGACGGTGACACGGATCGGTGTCGAGGGCAGGCCGCACGCCGACGAGGCCGGCGGCCTGTCCGGCGCGCCGCTGCTCGCATTGTCGACCGCCATCGTCAGGCAACTGGCGGTGGCGCTGGCCGGCGAACTGCCGATCATCGGCGTCGGCGGCATCACGAGCGGCGCCGACGCGGCCGCCCGGATCGCCGCCGGTGCCTCGCTGGTGCAGTTCTACACCGGTTTCATCTATCGCGGACCGGATCTCGTCGGCGAGGCGGCGGCGGCAATCGCCCGGCAGCGGCAGGCATGA
- the rsxA gene encoding electron transport complex subunit RsxA: MTHYLFLLVGAVLVNNVVLVKILGLCPFMGVSRKLETAFGMGAATTFVLTVATGASYIIDRYLLLPFGLEYLRTLSFIVTIAAIVQLTEMVIQKTSPLLHQVLGIYLPLITTNCAVLGVPLLNIANRHDFVESLLFGAGSAIGFSFVLVLFAGIRERIEGADVPQHFRGAAIAMVTAGLMSLAFMGFAGLDRYQ, translated from the coding sequence GTGACCCACTACCTCTTCCTGCTCGTCGGCGCCGTCCTCGTCAATAACGTCGTCCTCGTCAAGATCCTCGGGCTGTGCCCCTTCATGGGCGTCTCCAGGAAGCTGGAGACGGCTTTCGGCATGGGCGCGGCGACGACCTTCGTGCTGACCGTCGCCACCGGCGCCAGCTACATCATCGACCGCTACCTGCTGCTGCCCTTCGGCCTCGAGTACCTGCGCACGCTCTCGTTCATCGTCACCATCGCCGCCATCGTCCAGTTGACCGAGATGGTGATCCAGAAGACCAGCCCGTTGCTGCATCAGGTGCTCGGCATCTACCTGCCGTTGATCACCACGAACTGCGCCGTCCTCGGAGTGCCGCTGCTGAACATCGCCAATCGGCACGACTTCGTCGAGTCGCTGCTCTTCGGCGCCGGCAGTGCCATCGGTTTCTCGTTCGTGCTGGTGCTGTTCGCGGGCATCCGCGAGCGGATCGAGGGCGCCGACGTGCCACAGCACTTCCGTGGCGCGGCGATCGCGATGGTCACTGCCGGTCTGATGAGCCTCGCTTTCATGGGCTTCGCCGGTCTGGACCGGTACCAATGA
- the rsxB gene encoding electron transport complex subunit RsxB, with amino-acid sequence MITALAIMALGAVVLGAALGYASIRFKVEGDPLVEKIEAILPQTQCGQCGYPGCKPYAAAISAGEADINLCPPGGMDGVRKLADLLGREVKPLEAEEKPKQIAIIDEQTCIGCTLCIQACPVDAIVGAAKQMHTIIEPLCTGCELCVKPCPVECISMQPIAENIDNWKWKYPVFEIKRAA; translated from the coding sequence ATGATCACCGCACTGGCGATCATGGCACTGGGCGCCGTCGTCCTCGGCGCGGCACTTGGCTATGCGTCGATCCGCTTCAAGGTCGAGGGCGACCCGCTGGTCGAGAAGATCGAGGCCATCCTGCCGCAGACGCAATGCGGACAGTGCGGCTACCCCGGCTGCAAGCCGTATGCGGCGGCGATTTCGGCCGGCGAGGCGGACATCAATCTGTGCCCGCCTGGCGGGATGGACGGTGTGCGCAAGCTTGCCGACCTGCTGGGTCGCGAGGTCAAGCCGCTGGAAGCCGAGGAAAAGCCGAAGCAGATCGCGATCATCGACGAGCAGACGTGCATCGGCTGCACGCTGTGCATCCAGGCCTGTCCGGTCGATGCGATCGTGGGCGCCGCGAAGCAGATGCACACCATCATCGAGCCCTTGTGCACCGGCTGCGAGCTTTGCGTCAAGCCGTGCCCGGTCGAGTGCATCAGCATGCAGCCGATCGCCGAGAACATCGACAACTGGAAGTGGAAGTATCCAGTGTTCGAGATCAAGCGTGCCGCCTGA
- the rsxC gene encoding electron transport complex subunit RsxC, with amino-acid sequence MLAQLFRFKGGVKPQTNKAISVHEPIGQAPLPARLFVPLHQSIGGAPSPLVQAGDTVLKGQLIGGADAWVSAAVHAPTSGRVLAVEPHVAAHPSGLPTLCVVIEPDGRDEWIERRPVDHRSLAPERVRELLRDAGVVGLGGAAFPSHAKLTPARAVAMEHLVINGAECEPFMTCDDMLMRERADEIVRGIAIFRELLSAREVLIGIEDNKPAAIAAMQEAVLRLAPDYRVVAVPTRYPAGGAKQLIRVLTGKEVPASRRSTELGVQCFNVATVYTAYRALTHGEPVLSRIVTLTGNVEQPRNWEVSLGTPMREVVALARPRADSSSFLMGGPMMGFEIPDLDAPVVKATNCIIAGSPGLFPPPPPEMPCIRCGACAEVCPHELQPFELYWFSRARNFGKTQEYYIFDCIECGCCSYVCPSHIPLVQYFRFAKSEIWAREREKQAADAAKERFELRNARAEREQAEKAERLARAASARTSEKKAPPEPAPAADHPPAAAGEAATTASEAEAAKKAAIAAAIERARLQRESAQPRNTDRLSAGQQREIAAVEARRAARSTADTTATTGTAATTDPGGAAVAPAGSQRDE; translated from the coding sequence GTGCTGGCGCAACTGTTCCGCTTCAAGGGCGGAGTCAAACCACAGACCAACAAGGCGATCTCGGTGCACGAGCCGATCGGTCAGGCGCCGCTGCCCGCACGCCTGTTCGTGCCGCTGCACCAGAGCATCGGCGGTGCGCCGAGTCCGTTGGTGCAGGCCGGCGACACGGTGCTCAAGGGACAACTGATCGGCGGTGCCGACGCGTGGGTGTCGGCGGCGGTGCATGCGCCGACCTCCGGCCGCGTGCTGGCCGTCGAACCGCATGTCGCCGCGCATCCGTCGGGGCTGCCGACGCTCTGCGTGGTCATCGAACCGGATGGGCGCGACGAGTGGATCGAGCGGCGGCCGGTCGACCACCGGAGCCTGGCTCCCGAGCGCGTGCGCGAACTGCTGCGCGATGCCGGCGTCGTCGGTCTCGGCGGTGCCGCCTTCCCCAGCCACGCCAAGCTGACTCCGGCACGCGCCGTGGCGATGGAGCACCTGGTGATCAACGGTGCCGAGTGCGAACCGTTCATGACCTGCGACGACATGCTGATGCGCGAGCGCGCCGACGAGATCGTGCGCGGCATCGCCATCTTCCGTGAGCTGCTGTCGGCGCGCGAGGTACTCATCGGCATCGAGGACAACAAGCCGGCAGCGATCGCTGCCATGCAGGAGGCAGTCCTTCGTCTGGCGCCGGATTATCGCGTCGTTGCCGTGCCGACGCGCTACCCGGCTGGCGGCGCGAAGCAGCTGATCCGCGTGCTCACCGGCAAGGAAGTCCCGGCCAGCCGCCGGTCGACCGAACTCGGCGTACAGTGCTTCAACGTCGCCACGGTATACACCGCTTACCGGGCGCTCACCCATGGCGAACCTGTCCTCTCGCGCATCGTCACGCTGACCGGCAACGTCGAGCAGCCGCGCAACTGGGAGGTGTCTCTGGGTACACCGATGCGCGAAGTGGTGGCGCTGGCGCGACCAAGGGCCGACAGCAGCAGCTTCCTCATGGGCGGCCCGATGATGGGCTTCGAGATTCCCGACCTCGACGCGCCGGTGGTCAAGGCGACCAATTGCATCATCGCCGGTTCGCCCGGGCTCTTTCCGCCGCCGCCGCCGGAAATGCCGTGCATTCGCTGCGGCGCCTGTGCCGAGGTCTGCCCGCACGAGTTGCAACCTTTCGAACTCTACTGGTTCTCGCGCGCGCGGAATTTCGGCAAGACGCAGGAGTACTACATCTTCGACTGCATCGAGTGCGGCTGTTGCAGTTACGTCTGCCCGTCGCACATTCCGCTGGTGCAGTATTTCCGTTTCGCGAAGAGCGAAATCTGGGCGCGCGAGCGCGAGAAGCAGGCGGCCGACGCCGCCAAGGAGCGCTTCGAGCTGCGCAACGCGCGTGCCGAGCGCGAGCAGGCCGAGAAGGCCGAGCGCCTGGCCCGGGCCGCCAGCGCCAGGACGAGCGAGAAGAAGGCGCCGCCCGAACCAGCGCCAGCGGCTGATCACCCGCCGGCAGCGGCGGGTGAGGCTGCGACGACGGCGAGTGAGGCCGAAGCCGCGAAGAAAGCCGCCATTGCCGCGGCAATCGAGCGCGCGCGCCTGCAGCGCGAGTCGGCGCAACCGAGGAATACGGATCGACTCAGCGCGGGCCAGCAGCGCGAGATTGCCGCCGTCGAGGCACGGCGCGCGGCGCGCTCCACGGCTGACACGACCGCGACGACCGGGACGGCAGCAACGACCGATCCGGGAGGCGCGGCCGTGGCACCCGCCGGGTCGCAGCGGGACGAGTGA
- a CDS encoding RnfABCDGE type electron transport complex subunit D — translation MSWSTPPYLLADVSVRRVMLQVLLALLPGIAAYVWLIGPAIILQLAIATLAALLAEALLLRLRGRPLLLFLTDGSAIVTAWLVALAFPPLSPWWLTVVGALFAIVVAKHLYGGLGQNPFNPAMIAFAACIVSFPALMSQWPALGLRLSVAEQFEIIAGLAPRVDAMTGATPLDALKTALKLGDGAVDVPTLLATQEVFGNFAGRGWEWVSAGYLLGGLWLWQRRIITWQAPLAFVCGLSLPATVLWAWNPQQFADPLFHLFSGGSLLGAFFIVTDPVSGSTTFRGKLIFGFLAGAIAYVIRVFGGYPDGVAFAVLLMNLCVPLIDMYTQPPIFGMKKPE, via the coding sequence ATGTCCTGGTCGACGCCGCCCTACCTGCTGGCCGATGTCAGCGTGCGCCGCGTGATGCTGCAGGTTCTGCTCGCGCTGCTGCCGGGGATCGCCGCCTACGTCTGGCTGATCGGCCCGGCAATCATCCTCCAGTTGGCGATCGCCACGCTGGCGGCGCTGCTCGCCGAAGCGCTGCTGCTGCGGCTGCGCGGCCGGCCGCTGCTGCTCTTCCTCACCGACGGCAGCGCGATCGTCACCGCCTGGCTGGTCGCCCTCGCTTTTCCGCCACTCTCTCCCTGGTGGTTGACCGTGGTCGGTGCCCTCTTCGCCATCGTCGTCGCCAAGCACCTCTACGGTGGGCTTGGCCAGAATCCCTTCAATCCGGCGATGATCGCCTTTGCCGCATGCATAGTCTCCTTCCCTGCACTGATGTCGCAATGGCCGGCGCTGGGGCTCAGGTTGAGCGTCGCCGAGCAGTTCGAGATCATTGCCGGGCTGGCGCCGCGAGTCGATGCGATGACCGGCGCGACACCGCTCGATGCGCTGAAGACCGCGCTGAAACTTGGCGATGGCGCCGTCGATGTGCCGACGCTGCTGGCGACGCAGGAGGTGTTCGGCAATTTCGCCGGGCGTGGCTGGGAGTGGGTGAGCGCCGGCTACCTGCTTGGCGGCCTCTGGCTGTGGCAGCGCAGGATCATCACCTGGCAGGCGCCGCTCGCCTTCGTCTGCGGCCTCTCGCTTCCCGCCACCGTCCTCTGGGCATGGAACCCGCAGCAGTTCGCCGATCCGCTGTTCCACCTGTTTTCCGGCGGTTCGCTGCTCGGCGCCTTCTTCATCGTCACCGATCCGGTTTCCGGCTCGACCACCTTTCGTGGCAAGCTGATCTTCGGTTTCCTCGCCGGCGCGATCGCCTACGTCATCCGTGTCTTCGGCGGCTATCCCGACGGGGTCGCCTTTGCCGTGCTGCTGATGAACCTCTGTGTGCCGTTGATCGACATGTACACGCAGCCGCCGATCTTTGGCATGAAGAAGCCGGAATGA
- the rsxG gene encoding electron transport complex subunit RsxG translates to MTPPVRTPTATAMALRTALILLIFVVAFTSLLAAAYLWTRPAIEEAAAAEKMKLISEVLPRELYDNELLADSRRLAPAAGLGLDEESTVYLARQGGQASAIVFEAVAADGYSGRIRLLLAVAADGTLLGVRVTQHKETPGLGDYIEPRKDRNKERPWIRQFDGLSLATVGEREWRVRKDGGRFDSLAGATVTPRAVIKAVHRALQYVAENRQQLFTVEGTGK, encoded by the coding sequence ATGACACCGCCGGTGCGGACCCCGACGGCGACGGCGATGGCGCTGCGCACGGCGCTCATCCTGCTGATCTTCGTCGTTGCCTTCACCAGCCTGCTCGCTGCCGCCTACCTGTGGACCCGGCCAGCGATCGAGGAGGCTGCGGCGGCGGAGAAGATGAAGCTGATCAGCGAGGTGCTGCCGCGCGAGCTCTACGACAATGAGCTGCTGGCCGACAGCCGGCGCCTGGCGCCGGCGGCGGGCCTCGGGCTGGACGAGGAGTCGACCGTCTATCTGGCGCGCCAGGGTGGCCAGGCGAGCGCGATCGTCTTCGAGGCGGTCGCCGCCGATGGCTATTCCGGCCGTATCCGGCTGCTGCTCGCCGTCGCCGCTGACGGCACCCTGCTCGGCGTGCGGGTGACGCAACACAAGGAGACGCCCGGCCTCGGCGATTACATCGAGCCGCGCAAGGACCGCAACAAGGAGCGGCCATGGATCAGGCAGTTTGACGGCCTTTCGCTGGCGACGGTCGGCGAGCGCGAGTGGCGCGTGCGCAAGGATGGTGGCCGCTTCGATTCTCTGGCCGGGGCGACGGTGACGCCGCGGGCGGTCATCAAGGCCGTCCACCGGGCGCTGCAGTACGTGGCGGAAAATCGGCAGCAGTTGTTCACGGTCGAAGGGACAGGCAAATGA
- a CDS encoding electron transport complex subunit E: MIGRDELIEIRDNGLWKQNTSLVQILGLCPLLAVTTNAVNGVMLSLATIIVMAVANLAVASLRNLIPHEIRIPVFILIVAALVTVVDLLFNAQLHELYLVLGIFIPLIVTNCIVLARVEAFANKNPPLQSLCDGLFMGVGMLWTLALLGGLRELIGGGTLFSGIDMVFPGLQPLQLLPADYPGLLLAILPPGAFILLGCLIAWKNWVEARAAARHSRRPSLPTPPAPMAEHA; encoded by the coding sequence ATGATCGGTCGCGACGAACTCATCGAGATCAGGGACAACGGTCTCTGGAAGCAGAATACGAGCCTGGTGCAGATCCTTGGCCTGTGTCCGCTGCTTGCGGTGACGACCAACGCCGTCAATGGCGTCATGCTGTCGTTGGCGACGATCATCGTCATGGCCGTCGCCAACCTTGCAGTTGCCTCGCTGCGCAACCTGATTCCGCACGAGATTCGCATCCCGGTGTTCATCCTGATCGTCGCCGCGCTGGTGACGGTCGTCGATCTGCTCTTCAATGCGCAGTTGCACGAGCTGTATCTGGTGCTTGGCATCTTCATTCCGCTGATCGTCACCAACTGCATCGTGCTTGCACGGGTCGAGGCCTTTGCCAACAAGAATCCGCCGCTGCAGTCGCTATGTGATGGCTTGTTCATGGGCGTCGGCATGCTGTGGACCCTCGCGCTGCTCGGCGGGCTGCGCGAACTGATCGGCGGTGGCACGCTGTTCTCCGGCATCGACATGGTCTTTCCGGGACTGCAGCCGCTGCAGTTGCTGCCCGCTGACTACCCCGGGCTGCTGCTCGCCATACTGCCGCCAGGCGCCTTCATCCTGCTCGGCTGCCTGATCGCCTGGAAAAACTGGGTCGAGGCCCGTGCCGCAGCGCGCCATTCGCGCCGGCCATCGCTGCCGACGCCGCCGGCGCCGATGGCTGAGCATGCCTGA
- the nth gene encoding endonuclease III encodes MPEAQVKQPRPRAGQAEAIFTRLRAGNPQPTTELEYATPFQLLVAVILSAQATDRSVNLATRKLFADAPTPQAMLALGESGLAAHINRIGLWQGKARNVIATCRQLLERHAGELPRQRAELEALPGVGRKTANVVLNTAFGEPTIAVDTHIFRVANRTGLAPGKTVLAVEQELLRVVPPEFRQFAHHWLLLHGRYVCKARQPECWRCAIEDLCAHPDKADAAADSGRR; translated from the coding sequence ATGCCTGAGGCGCAAGTCAAGCAGCCGCGGCCGCGTGCCGGGCAAGCCGAGGCGATCTTCACCCGCTTGCGCGCCGGCAATCCGCAGCCGACGACCGAGCTCGAGTACGCCACGCCGTTTCAGTTGCTGGTCGCCGTCATCCTCTCGGCGCAGGCGACCGACCGCAGCGTCAATCTCGCCACCCGCAAGCTGTTCGCCGACGCGCCGACACCGCAGGCCATGCTGGCGCTCGGCGAAAGCGGCCTGGCGGCCCATATCAACCGCATTGGCCTCTGGCAGGGCAAGGCGCGCAACGTCATCGCCACCTGCCGCCAGCTCCTCGAAAGACATGCCGGGGAACTGCCGCGGCAGCGCGCCGAACTCGAGGCGCTGCCGGGTGTCGGCCGCAAGACCGCCAACGTCGTTCTCAATACGGCTTTCGGCGAGCCGACGATCGCCGTCGACACGCACATCTTCCGCGTCGCCAACCGCACCGGCCTGGCGCCGGGGAAGACGGTGCTGGCAGTCGAGCAGGAACTGCTGCGGGTCGTGCCGCCGGAGTTCCGGCAGTTCGCCCACCACTGGCTGCTGCTGCACGGGCGCTACGTCTGCAAGGCACGGCAGCCGGAGTGCTGGCGCTGCGCCATCGAGGACCTCTGCGCCCATCCCGATAAGGCCGATGCAGCGGCTGACAGCGGCCGCCGATGA
- a CDS encoding FIST C-terminal domain-containing protein: MSVVGSVLLAGNDAVPSLAATAAGMALEKIGSCPARGVLLFLSAEFSAQAQAAVTAVARAARCTEVAGGIAAGVFTDEGWVLDRPAVAVMVFAGDLALSGRRPDAGASAGAILAYAGSSLPHAWTGPGPQRFGGCFAGRPGQSEATAWQHGRLARQCEVELRGARIDLAVSPGWQPFGCPAVVTGSRALDLLALDGEPALDHLRRNQPPQQQSADRLPLASRCAVLLDDPGSDSGGAWQQALSDGRLQPVPIVAANADGSLTLAQHLRPGSRVLWAMRLPQASAADMRHSLSALVPFVRRPQAAIVFSCIGRGPYHYGGDDRDLACLRDIFPHLPLIGVYGTGQMAPVARGGNRLLQNAVVSALISQPARRADVQPDA, translated from the coding sequence ATGAGTGTTGTCGGCAGCGTGTTGCTGGCGGGCAACGACGCGGTGCCGTCACTGGCGGCAACGGCAGCCGGCATGGCCCTCGAAAAGATCGGCAGTTGCCCGGCGCGCGGCGTCCTGTTGTTTCTCTCGGCCGAGTTCAGCGCGCAGGCGCAGGCGGCCGTGACCGCGGTGGCGCGTGCGGCGCGCTGTACCGAGGTCGCTGGCGGCATCGCTGCCGGGGTCTTCACCGACGAGGGCTGGGTTCTCGACCGTCCGGCGGTGGCGGTGATGGTGTTTGCCGGTGATCTGGCGCTGTCGGGGCGCCGGCCGGATGCCGGCGCGAGTGCCGGGGCCATCCTCGCTTATGCGGGCAGCAGCCTGCCGCATGCCTGGACCGGGCCTGGTCCGCAGCGCTTCGGTGGCTGCTTTGCCGGCCGCCCGGGGCAGTCCGAGGCGACGGCCTGGCAGCACGGCCGCCTGGCGCGGCAGTGCGAGGTCGAACTGCGCGGCGCGCGCATCGATCTCGCCGTTTCCCCGGGCTGGCAACCGTTTGGCTGCCCGGCGGTGGTGACCGGCAGCCGGGCCCTGGATCTGCTGGCGCTGGACGGCGAGCCGGCGCTCGACCATCTGCGGCGCAACCAGCCGCCGCAACAGCAGTCCGCCGACCGGTTGCCGCTGGCATCGCGGTGCGCGGTCCTGCTCGACGATCCCGGCAGCGACAGCGGCGGCGCCTGGCAGCAGGCACTCTCCGACGGTCGGCTGCAGCCGGTACCGATCGTTGCCGCCAACGCCGACGGCTCGCTGACGCTGGCGCAGCATCTGCGTCCGGGAAGTCGCGTGCTGTGGGCGATGCGGCTGCCACAGGCGAGCGCTGCCGACATGCGCCACAGCCTGTCCGCACTGGTGCCGTTCGTCCGCCGACCGCAGGCGGCCATCGTCTTCTCGTGCATCGGCCGCGGCCCGTATCATTATGGCGGCGACGACCGGGATCTCGCCTGCCTGCGGGATATCTTCCCGCATCTGCCGCTGATCGGCGTCTACGGTACCGGGCAGATGGCGCCCGTGGCACGCGGTGGCAACCGGCTGCTGCAGAACGCCGTCGTCAGCGCCCTGATCAGTCAACCAGCAAGGAGAGCCGATGTTCAACCCGACGCGTGA
- a CDS encoding DUF1841 family protein, producing the protein MFNPTREQVRQFFCQAWQKHRQRSILEGAEVTAADLILQHPEYHALLEDPATAIEQEFSPESGQMNPFLHLSLHLAVAEQVSIDQPPGIRSVYQTLRARVGDHAAAHAILECLGETIWRAERHGRAMDANAYLECVQRAATT; encoded by the coding sequence ATGTTCAACCCGACGCGTGAGCAGGTGCGGCAGTTCTTCTGCCAGGCGTGGCAGAAGCATCGCCAGCGCTCGATCCTCGAAGGCGCCGAGGTGACGGCCGCCGACCTGATCCTGCAGCACCCCGAGTACCATGCGCTGCTCGAGGATCCGGCAACGGCGATCGAGCAGGAGTTCAGTCCCGAGAGCGGGCAGATGAACCCTTTCCTGCATCTCTCGCTGCACCTGGCAGTTGCGGAGCAGGTGAGCATCGACCAGCCGCCGGGGATTCGGTCTGTCTACCAGACGCTGCGCGCGCGGGTCGGCGATCACGCGGCTGCGCACGCGATCCTCGAATGCCTCGGCGAGACGATCTGGCGTGCCGAGCGCCATGGCCGGGCGATGGACGCGAACGCCTATCTCGAGTGCGTGCAGCGCGCCGCCACCACCTGA
- a CDS encoding Uma2 family endonuclease, with the protein MALPKATDHRLTYADYRKWPAGERWELIDGVAYAMAPAPTISHQTITGQLFRQIDQALDGASCRVLIAPVDVLLSAASDADDQATTVVQPDILVVCDQAKVTENNIHGAPDWIIEVLSPATARHDHLTKRALYERAGVREYWLVHPVDRVLTLYTLKDGIYGGPEIAEMAGERSPAIFPEIVIHWQAILEKLPDSSAGSAEQHA; encoded by the coding sequence ATGGCCTTGCCGAAAGCCACCGATCACCGTCTTACCTATGCCGACTACCGGAAATGGCCCGCTGGCGAGCGTTGGGAACTGATCGATGGCGTGGCCTACGCAATGGCGCCGGCGCCGACGATCAGCCACCAAACGATCACCGGTCAGCTTTTCAGACAGATCGATCAAGCCCTGGATGGCGCCTCCTGCCGCGTCCTGATCGCTCCGGTCGACGTCCTGTTGTCGGCAGCGAGCGACGCTGATGATCAGGCGACGACCGTCGTCCAGCCCGATATTCTGGTCGTCTGCGACCAGGCCAAGGTCACCGAGAACAACATTCACGGCGCGCCGGACTGGATCATCGAGGTCCTCTCCCCTGCCACCGCCCGCCACGACCACCTGACCAAGCGCGCCCTCTACGAACGCGCCGGTGTCCGAGAATACTGGCTGGTTCACCCGGTCGACCGTGTCCTTACGCTGTACACGCTGAAGGACGGCATCTACGGCGGCCCGGAAATTGCCGAAATGGCCGGAGAACGTTCGCCGGCCATCTTCCCTGAAATCGTCATTCACTGGCAGGCGATTCTCGAGAAGCTACCGGATAGCTCGGCCGGATCAGCCGAGCAGCATGCTTGA
- a CDS encoding FIST C-terminal domain-containing protein, with amino-acid sequence MRLPQASAADMRRSLSAIVPLVRRPQAAIVFSCIGRGPYHYGGDDRDLACLREIFPHLPLIGVYGTGQMAPMPRGGNRLLQNAVVSALISQPARRADVQPDA; translated from the coding sequence ATGCGGCTGCCACAGGCGAGCGCCGCCGACATGCGCCGCAGCCTGTCGGCAATCGTCCCGCTCGTCCGCCGACCGCAGGCGGCCATCGTCTTCTCGTGCATCGGCCGCGGCCCGTATCATTATGGCGGCGACGACCGGGATCTCGCCTGCCTGCGGGAGATCTTCCCGCATCTGCCGCTGATCGGCGTCTACGGTACCGGGCAGATGGCGCCCATGCCACGCGGCGGCAACCGGCTGCTGCAGAACGCCGTCGTCAGTGCCCTGATCAGTCAACCAGCAAGGAGAGCCGATGTTCAACCCGACGCGTGA
- a CDS encoding helix-turn-helix domain-containing protein, producing the protein MIPLGGNSVESPIPLPVERAIQKLGNDISLARRRRHISQASLAERMGASLSTVRRMEKGDMRVPIHFFARALHVFGEIQALEHLLDTARDEIGLTLMDERLPKRVRSKPGGTSGAL; encoded by the coding sequence ATGATTCCCTTGGGAGGGAATAGCGTGGAATCCCCGATTCCCCTGCCTGTCGAGCGCGCCATCCAAAAGCTCGGCAACGACATTTCGCTGGCACGCCGGCGTCGCCATATCTCGCAGGCTTCGCTGGCCGAGCGCATGGGCGCGTCCTTGTCTACCGTGCGCCGCATGGAGAAAGGTGACATGCGCGTGCCCATCCACTTCTTCGCCCGTGCGCTGCATGTCTTCGGCGAAATCCAGGCGCTGGAGCATCTGCTGGACACTGCTCGCGACGAGATCGGCCTGACACTGATGGACGAACGCTTGCCCAAGCGCGTGCGCAGCAAGCCAGGCGGCACCTCGGGAGCGCTCTGA